One genomic window of Biomphalaria glabrata chromosome 9, xgBioGlab47.1, whole genome shotgun sequence includes the following:
- the LOC106062136 gene encoding uncharacterized protein LOC106062136 yields MGYLLIVFSVALYALDSQATIVCEDVEMDCARLDIERNICTDPLESSVYCAKYCGHCTKTIVVPLCEDNDGGCREMATPDFCSREQGRNMCPKSCNACKVIPSVQTVTSTTSSPVNLPMSAALNVNPIVAFPASLNFDIPDPSCLDIDHNCFFHLHECYSNNVVRMLCQRSCDLCPSAPAPAANGKLFQSYFFKISNISFKIFVKEFSKRDISALKVLAKSIFRVLKKTYLRDYQ; encoded by the exons CCTTAGACTCTCAAGCTACTATTGTGTGTGAGGACGTAGAGATGGACTGTGCCAGACTGGACATTGAGCGGAATATTTGTACTGACCCATTGGAGTCATCAGTATACTGTGCCAAATACTGTGGTCACTGTACAA aaacAATAGTGGTGCCACTCTGTGAAGATAACGACGGAGGATGCCGCGAGATGGCAACCCCTGATTTCTGCAGTAGGGAACAGGGGCGAAATATGTGTCCCAAGTCCTGCAATGCTTGCA aagtgATCCCCTCTGTTCAGACGGTAACATCAACAACGTCCTCGCCAGTAAATCTTCCAATGAGTGCTGCGTTGAATGTTAACCCCATCGTTGCTTTTCCTGCGTCCCTTAACTTTGACATACCAG ACCCAAGCTGTCTGGACATTGACCACAACTGTTTCTTCCACCTTCACGAATGTTACAGCAACAACGTGGTCCGAATGTTGTGCCAGCGGTCATGTGACCTCTGTCCGAGTG CACCAGCTCCAGCAGCCAATGGTAAACTATTTCAGTCATATTTCTTTAAGATTAGTAATATTtcattcaaaatatttgttaaagaaTTTAGTAAACGAGATATTTCTGCATTAAAAGTATTAGCGAAAAGTATTTTTAGAGTACTAAAGAAAACATATCTTAGAGATTATCAATAA